From Pelomicrobium methylotrophicum, one genomic window encodes:
- the bamA gene encoding outer membrane protein assembly factor BamA: MKRRLLGLVAAALISFSAHAFEPFVVRDIRVEGIQRIEAGTVFNYLPLKVGDTVTEEKASAAIKALYGTGFFKDVRLERDGDVLVVFVEERPAISQIDFIGVREFDVEQLRAALKQVGLAQARIFDRALLERAEQELKRQYLNRGKYGVQLNTTVTPLDRNRVNITFTVDEGEVAKIRQINIVGNAAFPESQLLGLFQLTTPGWLTWYTKNDQYSKQKLSADLETLRSFYLDRGYLEFSIDSTQVSITPDKRDIYITITVTEGPRFTVSDVKLEGDLRVPEEELRKLIQLKPGEVFSRAKVTESTKLISDRLGDEGYAFANVNAVPKVDKEKKEVAFTFFVDPGRRVYVRRVNIQGNTRTRDEVIRRELRQLEGAWYSARKIEESKKRLDRLGYFKEVNVETPAVPGTTDQVDVNFTVVEQPTGALLLGAGFSSSEGLVLSGSISQNNFLGTGNALSLQVNSGKVNTVYALSFTQPYWTVDGVSRGIDIYKRDVDSTSLDVGSYKTATLGINFRLGVPITADDTILFGLGAENTEVSTFVNSPQRFIDFVNTFGRSNSNFPFTVAWQRDTRDSAFFPRSGRLQRANAEISIPAGDLKYYKLSYQQQWFTPLTRTWTLLLRGEAGYGDGYNGKPLPFYKNFFAGGISTVRGYRTGSLGPRDVNDEALGGNTLVVGSVEAFFPFPGFRDDKTARMSVFLDAGAVYGDKSKAGSEGFRFSTGVSVSWLSPVGPLRLSFGFPLNAKDTDKKEPFQFQLGRTF; this comes from the coding sequence ATGAAGCGCAGGCTCCTCGGCCTTGTCGCCGCAGCCCTGATCTCTTTCTCGGCCCACGCTTTCGAGCCGTTCGTGGTGCGCGACATCCGCGTGGAGGGAATCCAGCGGATCGAAGCGGGCACAGTCTTCAATTACCTGCCGCTCAAGGTCGGCGACACGGTCACCGAGGAAAAGGCCTCCGCCGCCATCAAGGCGCTGTACGGCACCGGCTTTTTCAAGGACGTGCGCCTGGAGCGCGACGGGGATGTGCTGGTGGTGTTCGTCGAAGAGCGTCCCGCCATTTCCCAGATTGACTTCATCGGGGTGCGCGAATTCGATGTGGAGCAGTTGCGCGCGGCGCTCAAGCAGGTGGGGCTCGCGCAGGCGCGGATATTCGACCGGGCGCTTCTCGAGCGCGCCGAACAGGAGCTCAAGCGTCAGTACCTGAACCGGGGCAAGTACGGCGTACAGCTGAATACCACCGTGACGCCCCTCGACCGTAACCGCGTCAACATCACATTCACGGTCGACGAAGGGGAGGTGGCCAAGATCCGCCAGATCAACATCGTCGGCAACGCTGCATTCCCGGAAAGCCAGTTGCTGGGCCTGTTCCAGCTCACCACGCCTGGCTGGCTCACGTGGTACACGAAGAACGACCAGTACTCCAAGCAGAAACTGTCGGCTGACTTGGAGACGCTGCGCTCGTTCTATCTGGACCGGGGATACCTTGAGTTCAGCATCGACTCCACTCAGGTGTCCATCACGCCCGACAAGCGCGACATCTACATTACCATTACCGTCACCGAAGGACCCCGGTTCACCGTCTCGGACGTGAAGCTCGAGGGCGACCTGCGGGTGCCTGAGGAGGAACTCCGCAAGCTTATTCAGCTAAAGCCCGGCGAGGTGTTCTCCCGCGCCAAGGTGACCGAGTCGACCAAGCTCATCAGCGACCGCCTCGGCGACGAAGGATATGCCTTCGCCAACGTGAACGCAGTGCCCAAGGTGGACAAGGAAAAGAAGGAGGTGGCCTTCACCTTCTTCGTTGACCCAGGCCGGCGGGTCTACGTACGGCGGGTCAACATCCAGGGCAATACGAGAACGCGCGACGAAGTGATTCGCCGCGAGCTTCGCCAGTTGGAAGGCGCGTGGTACTCGGCGCGGAAGATCGAGGAGTCCAAGAAGCGCCTCGACCGCTTGGGCTATTTCAAGGAAGTGAACGTGGAGACGCCGGCGGTGCCCGGCACCACCGACCAAGTAGATGTGAACTTCACGGTGGTGGAGCAACCGACCGGGGCGCTACTCCTGGGCGCTGGGTTTTCCAGCTCAGAGGGGCTCGTGCTGAGCGGGTCCATTTCCCAGAACAACTTCCTCGGCACCGGCAATGCACTGTCGCTGCAGGTGAACTCGGGAAAGGTCAACACCGTGTACGCGTTGTCGTTTACCCAGCCCTATTGGACCGTGGACGGCGTGAGCCGCGGCATCGATATCTACAAGCGGGATGTGGACTCCACTTCGCTGGATGTGGGCAGCTACAAGACGGCCACCCTGGGCATCAACTTCCGGCTCGGCGTCCCGATCACGGCCGACGACACGATTCTCTTCGGGCTGGGAGCGGAGAACACAGAGGTCAGCACCTTCGTCAACAGTCCGCAGCGATTCATCGACTTTGTCAATACCTTCGGCAGAAGCAACAGCAATTTCCCGTTCACCGTGGCGTGGCAGCGGGACACGCGGGACAGCGCATTCTTTCCCCGGTCGGGCCGGCTGCAGCGGGCAAATGCGGAGATCTCGATTCCCGCGGGCGACCTGAAGTACTACAAGCTCTCGTACCAGCAACAGTGGTTCACGCCCCTTACCCGCACCTGGACGCTCCTGCTGCGGGGGGAGGCGGGCTACGGCGATGGCTACAATGGGAAGCCGCTGCCGTTCTACAAGAACTTTTTCGCGGGCGGCATCAGCACGGTGCGTGGCTACCGGACAGGATCACTGGGTCCGCGTGACGTGAACGATGAGGCGCTAGGTGGAAACACGCTCGTCGTAGGCAGCGTGGAAGCGTTCTTTCCTTTTCCTGGCTTCCGCGACGACAAGACCGCGCGCATGAGCGTCTTTCTCGACGCCGGAGCGGTCTATGGCGACAAGTCCAAAGCAGGAAGCGAAGGGTTTAGGTTTTCAACCGGCGTCAGCGTGAGCTGGCTCTCCCCGGTGGGGCCGCTGCGACTTTCGTTCGGCTTCCCGCTCAACGCAAAAGACACGGACAAGAAGGAACCGTTCCAGTTCCAATTGGGACGTACTTTCTGA
- the rseP gene encoding RIP metalloprotease RseP, with the protein MTDLLLTVVAFALALGVLIVFHELGHYTVARWCGVKVVRFSVGFGKPLVIWRAGRDGTEWAISAFPLGGYVKMLDEREGDVPPDEKHRAFNRQSVYRRFAIVLAGPLANFLLAIVLYWLLFVSGVPGLKPVLGPVAPGSPAAVAGLGEGDTLLAVDGKAVTTWQDARWHLLDKALGRDTVVLEVETADGRRVSRSLALSGLTRDDLDGDLLARLGLSPFRPSGTVSVGRVLSHGAGARAGLREGDIIVAIDGEPIRRADQVVEKARSNPGRALEFEVQRSDTRLRMRVVPEPAGEGEAKTGRIGIEVRTQSEAAQSLVVVQRYGLLEAAVRAAAKTWDTTMLTLHMLGRMIIGEVSWRNVSGPLTIADYAGQSAQMGWMSYVNFIALVSVSLGILNLLPIPVLDGGHLMYYIVEIFKGRPVSEKAMELGQQVGMALLFVLMAFALYNDINRLFTG; encoded by the coding sequence ATGACCGATCTCTTGCTCACCGTTGTCGCGTTTGCCCTGGCCCTCGGCGTCCTGATCGTCTTTCATGAGCTTGGGCATTACACCGTCGCGCGCTGGTGTGGCGTCAAGGTGGTGCGGTTTTCAGTGGGCTTCGGAAAACCGCTCGTCATCTGGCGCGCGGGACGCGACGGCACCGAATGGGCCATCTCGGCCTTTCCGCTGGGCGGCTACGTCAAGATGCTGGACGAGCGCGAAGGCGACGTGCCACCCGATGAGAAGCACCGGGCCTTCAATCGCCAGTCGGTCTATCGGCGGTTCGCCATCGTGCTGGCGGGCCCGTTGGCCAATTTCCTGCTGGCTATCGTTTTATACTGGCTGCTGTTCGTGAGCGGGGTGCCGGGGCTCAAGCCTGTCCTCGGGCCCGTGGCGCCTGGGTCGCCTGCCGCCGTTGCCGGTCTAGGCGAAGGCGATACGCTGCTCGCCGTCGACGGGAAGGCGGTGACGACGTGGCAGGACGCCCGCTGGCATCTGCTCGACAAGGCGCTGGGACGCGACACGGTCGTGCTGGAGGTGGAAACGGCCGACGGCCGACGCGTCAGCCGGTCCCTGGCGCTGTCGGGCCTCACCCGCGATGATCTGGATGGTGACCTGCTGGCGCGACTGGGATTGAGCCCGTTCCGCCCGAGCGGTACCGTCAGCGTCGGCCGTGTCCTGAGTCACGGGGCCGGTGCCCGGGCCGGGCTCCGGGAAGGCGATATCATCGTCGCCATCGACGGCGAGCCGATTCGCCGTGCCGATCAAGTGGTGGAGAAGGCGCGCAGCAACCCCGGCCGTGCGCTCGAGTTCGAAGTCCAACGCAGCGATACCAGGCTGCGGATGCGGGTCGTCCCCGAGCCGGCAGGCGAGGGGGAAGCAAAGACGGGGCGCATCGGCATCGAGGTCCGGACACAGTCCGAGGCGGCGCAGTCCCTGGTGGTCGTCCAGCGATACGGCCTCCTGGAAGCGGCAGTTCGGGCGGCGGCCAAGACCTGGGACACCACCATGCTCACCCTGCACATGCTCGGGCGCATGATCATCGGCGAGGTCTCGTGGCGTAACGTGAGCGGCCCCCTCACCATCGCCGACTACGCCGGCCAGTCGGCGCAAATGGGCTGGATGTCGTACGTGAACTTCATCGCGCTCGTGAGCGTGAGCCTGGGCATCCTCAATTTGCTGCCGATTCCAGTGCTCGACGGCGGGCACTTAATGTATTATATCGTCGAAATTTTCAAAGGCCGTCCCGTCTCCGAAAAGGCCATGGAGCTCGGACAGCAGGTCGGTATGGCACTGCTGTTCGTCCTCATGGCTTTTGCTTTATACAATGACATCAATCGTCTTTTCACGGGCTGA
- the ispC gene encoding 1-deoxy-D-xylulose-5-phosphate reductoisomerase, with translation MEAIGKPVQSAAGPVAEEHSRRAQRQVVVLGSTGSIGVNTLDVVARNPERFRVLALAAKRQVDRLFEQCRAFRPAYAVLREPADARRLAELLKMTSLPTQVLCGEEGFEQVAAAPEADVVVAGIVGAAGLKSALTAACAGKTVLLANKEALVMAGRIFMDAVRTHGATLLPVDSEHNAILQALPKGWQKSLDAAGVRRLWLTASGGPFRTLAAHELACVTPEQACAHPNWVMGKKISVDSATMMNKGLEVIEACWLFNVGVERIQVVIHPQSIIHSMVEYKDGSIIAQLGYPDMRTPIAYALGYPERIEAGVPLVDVLGFGRLEFEAPDVERFPCLALAYRAMRAGGNAPAVLNAANEVAVEAFLERRIPFTAIPDLISHALDRVPPSAIHCLEDVLGADAAGRQAARDRLISLV, from the coding sequence ATGGAAGCGATCGGCAAGCCGGTACAGTCGGCCGCGGGCCCCGTCGCAGAAGAGCACTCCCGGCGGGCGCAACGGCAAGTGGTGGTGCTTGGCTCCACGGGCAGCATCGGCGTCAACACCTTGGACGTGGTGGCCCGCAACCCCGAGCGGTTCCGAGTGCTGGCCTTGGCGGCGAAGCGCCAGGTGGACCGGCTCTTCGAGCAGTGCCGCGCCTTCCGCCCCGCGTACGCTGTCCTGCGCGAGCCTGCCGATGCGCGACGACTGGCCGAGTTGCTGAAGATGACCTCCTTACCCACCCAAGTGCTGTGCGGAGAGGAGGGATTTGAACAGGTCGCTGCAGCGCCGGAAGCGGACGTCGTGGTGGCCGGGATCGTGGGGGCGGCAGGGCTCAAGTCCGCCTTGACCGCCGCCTGCGCCGGCAAGACGGTGCTGCTCGCCAACAAGGAGGCGCTGGTCATGGCGGGCCGTATTTTCATGGATGCCGTGCGGACCCATGGCGCCACGCTGCTTCCAGTGGACAGCGAGCACAACGCCATCCTCCAGGCCCTGCCTAAAGGGTGGCAGAAGAGCCTGGACGCTGCCGGCGTCCGCCGTCTTTGGCTCACCGCCTCCGGCGGGCCGTTCCGCACCCTGGCGGCGCACGAGCTCGCCTGCGTCACGCCGGAGCAGGCGTGCGCCCATCCTAACTGGGTGATGGGAAAGAAGATCTCGGTCGATTCCGCCACCATGATGAACAAGGGGCTCGAGGTGATCGAGGCGTGCTGGCTGTTCAACGTAGGGGTGGAAAGGATCCAGGTCGTGATTCATCCGCAAAGCATCATCCACTCGATGGTCGAGTACAAGGATGGATCGATTATCGCCCAGCTTGGCTATCCAGACATGCGCACCCCCATCGCCTACGCGCTGGGATACCCGGAACGGATCGAGGCGGGCGTGCCGCTGGTGGACGTGCTGGGGTTCGGGCGGCTTGAGTTCGAGGCGCCGGATGTGGAACGCTTTCCGTGCCTCGCCCTTGCGTACCGCGCCATGAGGGCGGGCGGAAACGCACCGGCCGTGCTGAACGCCGCCAACGAAGTGGCGGTCGAAGCGTTTCTGGAGAGGCGGATCCCCTTCACCGCGATTCCGGACCTGATCAGCCATGCGCTGGACCGGGTCCCGCCGTCGGCGATCCATTGCCTTGAAGACGTTCTGGGGGCCGACGCCGCCGGACGGCAGGCTGCCCGGGATCGTCTCATCTCTCTGGTATAA
- a CDS encoding phosphatidate cytidylyltransferase: MLRSRILTALALLVLFLGALFFLPVAGWAALMAVAVGLAAWEWGGLARTTGATRLVYSLCAGVSVALFGWTSAGQTPWVAWSLFIAATLFWFVGVPAWFARGRPPLVPSGLLAAGLLVLVPAGAAAVALRSPSPTGLLLVLAAVWIADTAAYFVGRRWGRRKLAPAISPSKTWEGLIGALVAVAGFGALVSAQAEEAVGKDGFWNHPLWITLGLVVLAAVSVVGDLFESAIKRHAGVKDSGTLLPGHGGVLDRVDSLTAALPVAALLVMVTRGMGGA; the protein is encoded by the coding sequence ATGCTCCGGTCCCGCATTCTGACGGCCTTGGCGCTGCTCGTCCTGTTCCTCGGCGCCCTGTTTTTCCTGCCAGTGGCCGGTTGGGCAGCATTGATGGCGGTTGCGGTCGGCCTTGCGGCGTGGGAGTGGGGCGGGCTCGCGCGCACCACCGGCGCGACCCGGCTCGTCTACTCGCTCTGCGCCGGGGTGTCTGTCGCTCTCTTCGGATGGACGTCCGCAGGCCAGACGCCTTGGGTGGCGTGGAGCCTGTTTATCGCCGCGACCCTGTTCTGGTTCGTGGGGGTGCCCGCGTGGTTTGCCCGGGGCCGCCCCCCCCTTGTCCCCAGCGGGCTCCTGGCCGCCGGGCTGCTCGTGCTGGTGCCAGCAGGCGCTGCCGCAGTCGCCCTGAGGAGCCCGAGTCCCACCGGATTGCTGCTTGTCTTGGCCGCGGTATGGATTGCCGACACGGCCGCGTATTTCGTCGGACGACGCTGGGGGCGACGGAAGCTGGCGCCGGCCATCAGTCCCAGCAAGACTTGGGAGGGCTTGATCGGGGCGTTGGTCGCGGTGGCAGGATTCGGCGCGCTGGTGAGCGCGCAGGCCGAGGAGGCGGTGGGCAAGGACGGATTCTGGAACCACCCCCTTTGGATTACACTGGGACTGGTGGTACTGGCGGCGGTGAGCGTCGTGGGCGATCTTTTCGAGTCTGCCATCAAGCGCCATGCGGGCGTGAAGGACAGCGGGACGCTGCTTCCCGGCCACGGCGGCGTGCTGGATCGGGTGGACAGCCTGACGGCAGCGCTGCCGGTGGCGGCGCTGCTGGTCATGGTGACCCGCGGCATGGGCGGCGCATAG
- a CDS encoding isoprenyl transferase codes for MREHESSTLSIPQVRAIPRHIAVIMDGNGRWARRRFLPRVAGHRKGMEAVRASVRACAELGVEYLTLFAFSSENWRRPKEEVNFLMQLFVSMLEQEVAKLHENDIRLKIIGSRDRLDEQLVRLIEQAEELTQGNRRLTLTVAVNYGGRWDIMQAVQRMLKERPELAAGFTEADLIPYLAMSYAPEPDLFIRTGGEQRVSNFLLWQLAYTELYFTETLWPDFDGQALNEAILWYQQRERRFGRTSEQLAESLDLRKPA; via the coding sequence GTGAGAGAACACGAAAGCAGCACGTTGAGCATTCCGCAGGTAAGGGCCATCCCGCGGCACATCGCCGTGATCATGGATGGCAACGGTCGCTGGGCGCGCCGCCGCTTCCTTCCCCGGGTGGCCGGCCATCGTAAAGGAATGGAGGCGGTTCGCGCCTCCGTGCGGGCTTGCGCCGAGCTCGGCGTTGAATACCTTACCCTGTTCGCCTTCAGCAGCGAAAACTGGCGGCGGCCGAAGGAGGAAGTCAATTTCCTGATGCAGCTTTTCGTCTCGATGCTGGAACAGGAAGTGGCGAAGCTGCACGAGAACGACATTCGATTGAAGATTATCGGCAGCCGTGATCGGTTGGACGAGCAGCTCGTGCGACTCATCGAGCAGGCGGAGGAGCTCACCCAGGGCAATCGGCGCCTGACGCTTACCGTGGCGGTCAATTACGGCGGGCGCTGGGATATCATGCAGGCTGTCCAGCGCATGTTAAAGGAGCGGCCGGAGCTCGCGGCCGGTTTCACGGAAGCGGATCTCATTCCCTACCTGGCCATGAGCTACGCGCCGGAACCGGACCTCTTCATCCGCACCGGCGGCGAGCAGCGCGTAAGCAACTTCCTGCTCTGGCAGCTTGCTTACACGGAGCTGTACTTCACCGAAACCCTGTGGCCCGATTTCGACGGCCAGGCGCTGAACGAGGCGATCCTTTGGTACCAGCAACGGGAGCGCCGGTTTGGGCGCACCAGCGAGCAATTGGCCGAGAGTCTGGACCTTCGCAAGCCGGCCTAG
- the frr gene encoding ribosome recycling factor, whose translation MIADVKKTADQKMHKTIEALKAEFSKVRTGRAHTGLLDHITVDYYGTPTPINRVANLTLLDARTIGVTPWEKNMLPKIEKAIRESDLGLNPATVGDTVRVPMPPLTEERRKELIKVVRHEAENARVAIRNVRRDAIAHLKDLLKEKKISEDEERRAQDDIQKLTDRHIAEIDKILQSKEADLMAV comes from the coding sequence ATGATCGCTGATGTGAAGAAGACCGCAGACCAAAAGATGCACAAGACCATCGAAGCGTTGAAAGCCGAGTTCTCGAAGGTTCGCACGGGTCGCGCCCATACCGGCCTTCTGGATCACATCACGGTGGATTACTACGGCACGCCCACCCCCATCAACCGAGTGGCGAATCTGACGCTGCTGGACGCCCGCACGATCGGCGTCACCCCTTGGGAGAAGAACATGCTGCCCAAGATTGAGAAGGCCATTCGGGAGTCGGACCTGGGGCTCAACCCCGCCACGGTCGGGGATACTGTGCGGGTGCCCATGCCGCCCCTGACCGAGGAGCGCCGCAAGGAGCTGATCAAGGTGGTGCGGCACGAGGCTGAAAACGCCCGCGTGGCCATTCGCAACGTGCGTCGCGACGCCATTGCTCATCTCAAGGATCTGCTCAAGGAAAAAAAGATCTCGGAGGACGAAGAACGGCGGGCCCAGGACGATATCCAGAAGCTCACCGACCGGCATATCGCGGAAATAGACAAGATCCTGCAATCGAAAGAGGCGGACCTGATGGCCGTGTAG
- the pyrH gene encoding UMP kinase, whose protein sequence is MDVSVPRPAYRRILLKLSGEALMGEDSYGINRATVERIVAEVKDVMVLGVQVAIVIGGGNIFRGVAPAAAGMDRATADYIGMLATVMNALALQDAMHRVGLPSRVQSALNIEQVAEPYIRGKAMRYLEEGKVVIFAAGTGNPFFTTDTAAALRGMEMNVDVVLKATKVDGVYTDDPMTHPDAMRYQRLTFDEAIIRNLRVMDATALTLCRDQKLPVKVFSIFKPGALKRVVMGEDEGTLVEC, encoded by the coding sequence ATGGACGTCTCCGTTCCCCGCCCAGCCTACCGGCGCATCCTGCTTAAGCTGAGCGGGGAGGCGCTCATGGGAGAGGATAGCTACGGCATCAACCGCGCCACAGTCGAGCGCATCGTCGCCGAGGTCAAAGACGTGATGGTACTGGGGGTGCAGGTCGCCATCGTCATCGGCGGCGGCAACATTTTTCGCGGTGTCGCCCCGGCTGCGGCCGGCATGGATCGGGCGACCGCCGACTATATCGGCATGCTCGCCACTGTGATGAACGCTCTGGCCCTACAAGATGCCATGCACCGGGTCGGCCTGCCGAGCCGCGTGCAGTCGGCCCTCAACATCGAGCAAGTCGCTGAGCCGTACATTCGCGGCAAGGCCATGCGCTACCTGGAAGAGGGTAAGGTGGTCATCTTCGCTGCCGGCACCGGCAACCCGTTTTTTACCACCGACACCGCGGCAGCGCTGCGCGGGATGGAAATGAACGTGGACGTGGTGCTGAAGGCGACCAAGGTGGACGGTGTCTATACGGACGACCCGATGACTCATCCCGACGCTATGCGCTACCAGCGCCTGACGTTCGATGAGGCCATTATCCGCAACCTCAGGGTGATGGATGCCACCGCGCTCACGTTGTGCCGTGATCAAAAGCTGCCGGTGAAGGTGTTCAGCATCTTCAAGCCGGGGGCGCTGAAGCGCGTGGTGATGGGCGAGGACGAGGGAACGCTCGTCGAGTGCTGA
- the tsf gene encoding translation elongation factor Ts: MAEITASMVKELRDKTDAPMMECKKALAEANGDMAKAEEILRIKLGNKATKAASRIAAEGVVAVYLSVDKRLGAIVEVNCETDFVAKNEDFLAFAGKLAELVAVRSPADVEALCALPMEGGTVEEVRKTLVGRIGENISVRRFARLEARGQLASYVHAGAKIGVLVDVVGGDEVLGKDLAMHIAAAKPMALTRDQVPADLIRKEREIAAAKAAETGKPAPIVEKMVEGAVQKFLKEVTLLGQPFVKDDKQTVEALLKSKGATVTGFALFVVGEGIEKKQTDFAAEVMAQAAQAR; this comes from the coding sequence ATGGCGGAAATCACCGCAAGCATGGTCAAGGAACTGCGCGACAAGACCGACGCGCCCATGATGGAGTGCAAGAAGGCTCTCGCGGAAGCCAACGGCGACATGGCCAAGGCGGAGGAGATCCTGCGGATCAAGCTGGGCAACAAGGCGACCAAGGCCGCCAGCCGCATCGCCGCCGAAGGTGTCGTTGCGGTCTATCTGAGCGTCGATAAACGGCTCGGCGCCATCGTCGAGGTCAATTGCGAGACGGACTTCGTCGCCAAGAACGAGGATTTTCTAGCCTTCGCCGGCAAGCTGGCGGAGCTGGTGGCGGTCCGCAGCCCGGCCGACGTAGAGGCACTGTGCGCGCTCCCCATGGAAGGCGGCACGGTCGAGGAGGTGCGCAAGACGCTGGTGGGGCGCATCGGTGAAAACATCTCGGTACGGCGGTTTGCGCGCCTTGAGGCCCGGGGCCAGCTCGCGAGCTATGTGCATGCCGGCGCGAAGATCGGCGTGCTCGTGGACGTGGTGGGCGGCGACGAAGTCCTGGGCAAGGACCTTGCCATGCACATCGCTGCGGCCAAGCCCATGGCGCTCACCCGCGATCAAGTGCCGGCGGACCTGATCCGGAAAGAGCGCGAGATCGCGGCCGCCAAGGCCGCCGAAACTGGCAAGCCCGCGCCCATCGTCGAAAAGATGGTGGAAGGGGCTGTGCAGAAGTTCCTTAAAGAAGTGACGCTGCTCGGACAGCCTTTCGTCAAGGACGACAAGCAGACGGTGGAAGCCCTGCTCAAGTCCAAAGGCGCGACGGTGACGGGGTTTGCGCTCTTCGTCGTGGGCGAGGGGATCGAAAAGAAGCAGACCGATTTCGCCGCCGAGGTGATGGCTCAAGCCGCCCAGGCCCGCTGA
- the rpsB gene encoding 30S ribosomal protein S2, which yields MSITMRQMLEAGVHFGHQTRYWNPKMAPYIFGHRNRIHIINLEKTLPMYLEAVGYVRQLAANKGVVLFVGTKRQAREIIREEAIRCGCPYVDYRWLGGMLTNFKTVKQSVKRLRDLEAMVQDGSLERLPKKEALRLKRELDKLERSLGGIKDMNALPDALFVVDVGYHKIAVSEANKLGIPVVGVVDTNHSPQGIAYVIPGNDDSARAIRLYARGIADAVLEGRSQIIKEIVGDEFVEVESPETTPQE from the coding sequence ATGTCGATCACGATGCGCCAAATGCTGGAGGCGGGCGTTCATTTCGGCCATCAGACCCGCTACTGGAACCCGAAGATGGCTCCGTACATCTTCGGGCACCGCAACCGCATTCACATCATCAACCTAGAAAAAACCCTGCCCATGTACCTGGAGGCTGTCGGGTACGTGCGGCAGCTGGCGGCCAACAAAGGCGTCGTCCTGTTCGTGGGAACCAAGCGTCAGGCCCGCGAAATCATTCGCGAAGAGGCGATCCGCTGCGGCTGTCCCTACGTGGACTACCGCTGGCTGGGAGGGATGCTCACCAACTTCAAGACGGTGAAGCAGTCGGTGAAACGGCTGCGCGATCTGGAGGCGATGGTGCAGGATGGCTCCCTGGAGCGGTTGCCGAAGAAGGAGGCTCTACGACTCAAGCGGGAGCTGGACAAGCTGGAGCGGAGCCTCGGTGGCATCAAGGACATGAACGCTCTTCCGGATGCCCTGTTCGTGGTGGACGTGGGCTACCACAAGATCGCCGTTTCGGAGGCCAACAAGCTGGGGATCCCCGTGGTAGGGGTGGTGGACACCAACCATTCGCCGCAGGGCATCGCTTACGTGATCCCGGGTAACGATGACTCCGCTCGGGCGATCCGGCTTTATGCTCGCGGCATTGCCGATGCGGTGCTGGAAGGGCGAAGTCAGATCATCAAGGAAATCGTCGGGGACGAGTTCGTCGAGGTAGAAAGTCCCGAGACAACGCCACAGGAATAA
- the map gene encoding type I methionyl aminopeptidase: protein MPARTGVIIKTAEEIEKMRVAGRLAAEVLDFITPYVKPGVTTGELDALCHDYMVNVQKTIPAPLHYAPPGYPPFPKSICTSVNHQVCHGVPGDRKLKPGDILNIDVTVIKDGFHGDTSRMFFVGEPSILARRLCQLTYECMWRGIRAVAPGRHLGDIGHAIQSHAEAHGFSVVREFCGHGIGRRFHEEPQVLHYGRPGTGMKLVPGMIFTIEPMINAGKPGVRQLADGWTVVTKDHSLSAQWEHTVLVTDTGYEVLTLSPGAPPEPPAC from the coding sequence ATGCCAGCGCGCACCGGGGTCATCATCAAGACTGCCGAGGAGATCGAAAAGATGCGGGTGGCCGGGCGCCTGGCGGCCGAGGTGCTCGACTTTATTACCCCCTACGTAAAGCCCGGCGTGACCACCGGCGAGCTGGATGCGCTGTGCCATGACTACATGGTGAACGTGCAAAAGACGATTCCTGCGCCCCTGCACTACGCGCCACCAGGTTACCCCCCTTTCCCGAAGTCCATCTGCACGTCCGTCAACCATCAGGTATGCCATGGGGTCCCCGGCGACCGGAAACTCAAGCCCGGGGACATCCTGAACATCGACGTCACGGTGATCAAGGACGGGTTCCATGGCGACACCAGCCGCATGTTCTTCGTGGGCGAGCCTTCGATTCTGGCCCGGCGGCTTTGCCAGTTGACCTACGAGTGCATGTGGCGGGGTATCCGTGCCGTCGCGCCGGGGCGCCACCTGGGCGACATCGGGCACGCGATCCAGAGCCATGCCGAAGCCCATGGTTTCAGCGTGGTGCGCGAGTTTTGCGGCCACGGCATCGGACGCCGGTTCCACGAGGAGCCCCAGGTGCTCCATTACGGGCGCCCCGGCACCGGCATGAAGCTCGTACCCGGCATGATCTTCACCATCGAGCCCATGATCAATGCCGGCAAGCCCGGCGTGCGCCAGCTCGCTGACGGGTGGACGGTGGTCACCAAGGACCACAGTCTTTCCGCCCAGTGGGAGCACACCGTGCTGGTGACCGACACCGGCTACGAGGTCCTGACCCTTTCCCCCGGGGCACCGCCGGAACCGCCGGCCTGCTGA